One genomic window of Fusarium fujikuroi IMI 58289 draft genome, chromosome FFUJ_chr01 includes the following:
- a CDS encoding probable glutaredoxin, which yields MSTITEINSIPEWEQLLSSVPSTTLVVASFHAPWAAPCAQMATVLSTLASEYPVTEPPTTKWVSINAEDLSDLSETYDVTAVPFLVLLRNGQVVETVSGSSAVKVRTAIETQAKQSGQNSEESAQNGIDTNGADAEEQDPEKKKEELFKRLGDLVKAAPVMLFMKGTPSSPQCGFSRQLVGLLRDNSVKYGFFNILADDEVRQGLKEFADWPTYPQLWIDGELVGGLDIVKEEMANDAEFLTKYSVSAPTAV from the exons ATGTCTACCATCACGGAAATTAACAGTATCCCCGAGTGGGAGCAGCTGCTCAGTTCTGTCCCTTCCACTACCCTCGTCGTCGCATCGTTTCATGCGCCGTGGGCCGCACCATGCGCGCAAATGGCCACCGTCTTGTCGACCCTCGCTTCCGAATATCCAGTCACCGAACCTCCTACCACAAAGTGGGTTTCCATCAACGCAGAGGACCTGAGTGACCTCAGCGAGACGTACGATGTCACTGCAGTCCCtttccttgttcttttgAGGAACGGCCAAGTTGTCGAGACTGTGAGTGGCAGTAGTGCCGTAAAGGTGCGCACGGCGATCGAGACACAGGCAAAGCAATCTGGTCAGAATTCAGAGGAAAGCGCACAGAACGGTATCGATACCAACGGTGCCGATGCCGAGGAGCAAGATcccgagaaaaagaaggaggaACTTTTCAAGCGTCTTGGGGACCTCGTGAAGGCTGCACCCGTCATGCTCTTTATGAAAGGTACACCTAGCTCTCCTCAATGCGGCTTCTCCAGACAATTGGTTGGGCTACTGCGCGACAACTCGGTCAAGTATGgtttcttcaacatcctcgcCGACGACGAAGTTAGACAGGGGCTCAAGGAATTTGCGGACTGGCCAACATACCCGCAGCTCTGGATTGATGGCGAGCTCGTTGGTGGACTGGATATT GTCAAGGAGGAAATGGCCAACGACGCCGAGTTCCTTACCAAGTACAGCGTCAGCGCTCCCACAGCTGTTTGA
- a CDS encoding related to ABP1-actin-binding protein, whose amino-acid sequence MASLNTSINGPSIKSSYSSVVNGAPPSSESPTHAHWALFSVQAPLLNAFQDSGAKESILKVQGTGESDLADLIEDFSEGRIQFAFAKVKDPNSGLPKNILIAWCGGGVPERTKGYFTSHLAAVSKILHGYHVQITARSESDLEIDAIMQKVADASGAKYSAGSSDSPRSAAPPPVKTKPVFTPTASSRANPLVAARSKREENVDEDGWGADAPPVTRTQIEKVESAYKPTKVNIADLSKQPTATTSGSAPVKRDDTPGDVVKGGYQPIGKVDIAAIRAQAQKDQDDRPTPVKGSYEPVGKVDIAAIRAQAKPVASEKPQEDETRPVSERMSAFSQPAQSERLTSLPKPKVANKFGGAGGFSGTKAPTPGGLGFGAPAPAKSAPVGAASRTFADQGGKTPAQLWAERKARERGEDTSSTPAPAPVGSTSPVQPQKSGSEWKSGYSGKSWAPVQTGDYGRGVPGQISQENTGEQPEDTPASPSGVSALRDRFKDTAPISAGAPAPPAARPAEDDTTPPPVPSGRPSGGFALPGLPSRPAPADEQDDEREDPSAYQTATERERSPSPPRVAVPVSRGPVPEVGTPPEQRAPPPITPNQIDVPKESDLADDKEVSSTARFAGGAPAGIAVGAAVGVGAAAAAGALEREPSPEPEPQHAPEPAAQPAQESQVGYRAVIQYDYEKAEDNEIDLVEGDIVTNIDMVDEDWWMGTNSRGESGLFPSNYVELVGDDDSEQPTAAAAPPTPPPVAEPETQAQAAAAAEAGHTAVALYDYEAAEDNELSFPEDATITNLEFPDEDWWFGHYAGQAGLFPANYVQLNQ is encoded by the exons ATGGCATCTCTCAATACCTCGATAAATGGCCCGTCCATCAAGAGTAGTTACAGCAGTGTTGTTAACGGTGCCCCGCCATCTTCCGAGTCTCCCACTCATGCTCACTGGGCCCTTTTCTCGGTCCAGGCCCCTCTTTTGAATGCCTTCCAAGACAGCGGAGCCAAGGAGAGTATTCTCAAGGTCCAAGGAACAGGCG AAAGCGACCTCGCCGATCTGATTGAGGACTTTAGTGAAGGGCGCATTCAATTCGCAtttgccaaggtcaaggatcCCAACAGTGGCCTTCCTAAAAACATATTGATCGCATGGTGTGGAGGAGGTGTTCCTGAGCGAACCAAGGGCTACTTCACCAGCCATCTTGCTGCGGTTTCCAAGATCCTCCACGGATACCATGTTCAGATTACCGCTCGCTCCGAGAGCGACCTCGAAATTGATGCCATCATGCAAAAGGTGGCCGATGCTTCCGGCGCCAAGTACTCAGCGGGAAGCTCAGACAGTCCTCGTTCTGCTGCACCTCCTCCCGTCAAGACCAAACCTGTCTTCACCCCGACAGCCTCCAGCCGTGCCAACCCACTCGTCGCTGCTCGATccaaaagagaggaaaatGTCGACGAGGATGGGTGGGGCGCTGATGCTCCTCCTGTCACAAGGACTCAGATTGAAAAGGTCGAATCTGCTTACAAGCCTACAAAGGTCAACATTGCTGATCTCAGCAAGCAACCCACAGCGACTACCAGCGGAAGCGCCCCCGTCAAGCGCGACGACACACCAGGCGACGTAGTGAAGGGAGGCTATCAACCCATTGGCAAGGTCGATATTGCAGCTATTCGTGCTCAGGCTCAAAAGGACCAGGATGACAGGCCAACTCCTGTGAAGGGATCCTACGAACCCGTTGGAAAGGTTGACATTGCTGCAATCCGGGCACAGGCTAAGCCTGTTGCCTCGGAGAAACCTCAGGAGGACGAGACCCGACCTGTATCGGAACGCATGTCTGCTTTCTCTCAGCCAGCTCAGTCAGAACGTCTAACATCCCTTCCTAAACCCAAGGTCGCCAACAAGTTTGGTGGTGCAGGAGGCTTTTCGGGCACAAAGGCTCCCACACCCGGTGGCTTAGGCTTTGGAGCTCCCGCTCCTGCAAAGTCTGCCCCTGTTGGTGCTGCAAGCCGTACATTTGCTGATCAAGGCGGAAAGACTCCTGCCCAACTATGGGCCGAGCGAAAGGCCAGGGAGAGGGGGGAGGACACCTCTAGTACTCCCGCCCCTGCTCCTGTCGGTAGCACTTCCCCTGTTCAACCACAGAAGAGCGGAAGCGAGTGGAAGAGTGGCTACTCTGGTAAGAGCTGGGCTCCAGTGCAGACTGGCGATTATGGTCGCGGCGTGCCTGGACAGATTAGCCAGGAAAACACAGGCGAGCAACCTGAGGATACACCAGCATCGCCTTCAGGTGTGTCAGCTCTGCGAGACCGGTTCAAGGACACTGCCCCTATCAGCGCGGGGGCCCCTGCCCCTCCCGCTGCTCGCCCTGCAGAGGACGACACTACACCGCCGCCTGTTCCTAGCGGTCGACCTTCGGGAGGCTTTGCCCTTCCCGGACTCCCCAGCCGGCCAGCACCTGCAGATGAGCAGGATGACGAACGGGAAGACCCCTCCGCTTACCAAACAGCTACAGAGCGCGAGAGATCCCCCTCACCCCCTCGCGTTGCTGTTCCAGTCAGCCGTGGACCTGTGCCAGAAGTCGGCACCCCGCCTGAGCAGCGAGCTCCACCTCCTATTACTCCTAACCAGATTGATGTACCCAAAGAGTCTGATCTCGCAGACGATAAGGAGGTTTCATCTACCGCCCGTTTTGCTGGCGGTGCGCCTGCAGGTATTGCCGTAGGCGCTGCTGTTGGGGTcggagctgctgctgctgccggCGCCCTCGAGCGTGAGCCCAGTCCGGAGCCAGAGCCTCAGCACGCTCCTGAACCCGCAGCTCAGCCagctcaagagtctcagGTTGGTTATCGTGCCGTGATCCAATACGACTACGAGAAGGCTGAAGACAACGAAATCGACCTGGTCGAGGGCGACATCGTTACTAACATTGACATGGTGGATGAAGATTGGTGGATGGGCACTAACTCACGAGGTGAGAGCGGCTTATTCCCCAGTAACTACGTTGAACTGGTGGGGGATGATGATTCAGAGCAACCAACTGCGGCGGCGGCACCTCCTACACCACCACCTGTTGCTGAGCCCGAGACTCAAgctcaggctgctgctgctgctgaggccggCCACACGGCCGTTGCCCTCTACGATTACGAGGCGGCAGAAGATAATG AATTGAGCTTCCCTGAAGATGCCACAATTACTAATTTGGAGTTCCCTGACGAAGATTGGTGGTTCGGTCACTATGCTGGACAAGCCGGTCTATTCCCTGCCAATTACGTGCAACTCAACCAGTGA
- a CDS encoding putative eukaryotic translation initiation factor 3 subunit 7, with the protein MADSLDYVKICESCPAGDGWGPAVTTETTLNGVPYAPFSKGDKLGRMADWTAEGKDRERGGRAQYNRNFRDQQVYGSSHAITFNAPPAEDESTFSVVSNVRDSTKSRYGRGAVFTRGRGQRGGQAGARGGRTQLQRGGAGAAGRQGYDRGGRSNPGRGGRRFGWKDYDKPARNRDASINVKAEWKLLEEIDFNRLAKLNLDTDEGEDIDDYGFLYHYDRSYDKQPVKGAEKKLTPIDRAAYNVTTSSDPVIQELAEKDEATIFATDSILSMLMCSPRSVYPWDIVISRQGNKIFLDKRDNAALDMVTVNENAADAPLDAADGSKDTINQPNALAEEATYINHNFTNQVVIESESSKVTMAHGNPFYNSSEDTDPPASKAYKYRRFDLSLNEEEPVHLVVRTEVDAVQRNAISGEDQHVSIHALNEFDSKAQGSGGALDWRSKLVTQRGAVVATEMKNNSCKLARWTVQSILASADVMKLGFVSRLTPRSNDKHVVLGVIGWKPRDFANQMNLSLSNGWGIVRTIADMCLSSESQDAKFVLVKDPNKSILRLYEVPAGSFDDDDDEDFEEPQGEEEQ; encoded by the exons ATGGCGGACTCTCTCGACTACGTCAAGATCTGCGAAAGCTGCCCCGCCGGTGACGGTTGGGGTCCTGCAGTCACCACTGAGACTACCCTCAACGGCGTTCCATATGCGCCTTTCTCCAAGGGCGATAAGCTGGGACGCATGGCCGACTGGACTGCCGAGGGCAAGGATAGAGAGCGAGGTGGACGAGCACAGTACAACAGGAATTTCCGAG ACCAACAAGTCTATGGCTCTAGCCACGCCATCACCTTTAATGCCCCTCCTGCCGAGGACGAATCAACATTCTCAGTCGTTAGTAACGTCCGAGACTCGACAAAGTCAAGATACGGCCGCGGGGCCGTCTTCACTCGTGGCCGTGGCCAACGTGGAGGCCAGGCCGGTGCCCGGGGCGGACGAACCCAGCTTCAGAGAGGCGGCGCCGGTGCCGCTGGTCGACAGGGCTACGACCGAGGTGGTCGATCCAATCCTGGTCGTGGCGGTCGCCGCTTTGGCTGGAAGGATTATGACAAGCCTGCTCGTAACCGAGACGCCAGTATCAATGTCAAGGCTGAGtggaagcttcttgaggagatcgACTTCAACCGCTTGGCTAAACTGAATCTCGACACCGACGAGGGCGAGGATATCGATGACTACGGTTTCCTCTACCACTATGACCGCTCTTATGACAAGCAGCCTGTCAAGGgtgccgagaagaagctcacaCCAATCGACCGTGCTGCCTACAACGTTACCACCTCATCCGATCCCGTAATCCAAGAGCTTGCCGAGAAGGACGAGGCAACTATCTTTGCCACGGATAGTATTTTGTCCATGCTCATGTGCTCTCCTCGATCCGTTTACCCCTGGGACATTGTCATTTCTCGACAGGGTAACAAGATCTTTTTGGACAAGCGCGATAATGCCGCTCTTGATATGGTGACGGTCAATGAGAATGCTGCCGATGCTCCTCTCGATGCTGCTGATGGTAGTAAGGACACCATCAACCAACCCAATGCCCTTGCCGAGGAGGCCACCTACATCAACCACAACTTCACTAACCAGGTCGTCATCGAGAGCGAGTCGTCGAAGGTCACTATGGCTCACGGCAATCCCTTCTACAACTCGTCTGAGGATACCGACCCTCCTGCCAGCAAGGCCTACAAGTACCGACGGTTCGACCTTTCCCTCAACGAGGAGGAGCCTGTCCACCTTGTCGTCCGAACAGAGGTCGACGCTGTTCAAAGGAACGCCATCAGCGGCGAGGACCAGCACGTCAGCATCCATGCTCTCAATGAGTTTGACAGCAAGGCTCAAGGCAGCGGCGGTGCACTTGACTGGCGAAGCAAGCTTGTTACACAGCgtggtgctgttgttgctaCCGAGATGAAGAACAATAGTTGCAAGCTCGCCCGCTGGACAGTGCAGAGCATCCTTGCCAGCGCAGACGTGATGAAGCTTGG TTTTGTTTCCCGTCTTACCCCCCGTTCCAATGACAAGCACGTCGTATTGGGCGTTATCGGCTGGAAGCCCCGCGATTTCGCTAACCAGATGaacctctctctctccaaTGGTTGGGGTATTGTTCGCACTATCGCCGACATGTGTCTCAGCAGCGAGAGCCAAGATGCCAAGTTTGTCCTCGTCAAGGACCCGAACAAGTCTATCCTCCGTCTGTACGAGGTGCCTGCTGGCAGcttcgacgacgatgatgatgaggattttGAGGAGCCccagggcgaggaggagcagTAG
- a CDS encoding related to AP-1-like transcription factor, which yields MAAFNANLASATERSFSSSLSPDRVVASSEDDNAAASTLDPDFYKSLTDKRTTRDGNPPKKRGPKPNSKPALTRRQELNRQAQRTHRERKELYIKALEDEVLRLKEVFSNVSLDRERLADENNRLRDTLAQAGLQYSSPHVAGSATSRGPDSANTSSPPLTSRSTAPSVGSPLNLPVAVDQGSTTGQPHGMPQPFYRGNSELEQAGIDFVLTLERPCMTHIQFMVERASEPEGEPCGHALMASCPPGPAPETRPGLPFGKTHIPLDGDTNQKTWEVPKADLATLLDLSKSIDLDGEVTPVMSWGMLMSHPRANELEVVDFRKLSEELIRKVRCYGFGAVMEEFEVRDAIDNVFGGKDTMMCE from the exons ATGGCTGCCTTCAATGCCAATCTTGCTAGCGCGACAGAGCGTTCCTTTTCTTCGTCACTCTCGCCGGACCGAGTTGTCGCCAGCTCAGAAGATGACAATGCTGCGGCCTCCACCCTCGATCCCGATTTTTACAAGAGTCTCACCGATAAGAGGACGACGCGCG ATGGAAACCCCCCCAAGAAGCGAGGGCCCAAGCCCAACAGCAAGCCTGCCTTGACCAGGCGGCAAGAGCTGAATCGTCAGGCACAGAG AACACATCGCGAAAGAAAGGAGCTCTACATCAAGGCActggaagatgaagttcTTCGCCTTAAAGAGGTCTTCAGCAATGTTTCATTGGATAGGGAGAGATTGGCCGATGAGAACAATCGGCTGCGAGACACTTTGGCGCAGGCTGGGCTTCAATATAGCAGCCCGCATGTAGCAGGCAGCGCGACGAGCCGTGGTCCCGACTCGGCCAATACAAGTTCTCCGCCCTTGACCTCGCGATCGACAGCGCCATCGGTTGGCTCTCCATTGAACCTACCTGTGGCCGTCGATCAAGGCTCCACGACAGGCCAACCGCATGGAATGCCTCAGCCCTTTTATCGTGGAAATTCTGAGCTGGAACAGGCGGGCATTGACTTCGTTTTAAC TCTCGAGAGGCCGTGCATGACGCATATTCAGTTCATGGTTGAGAGAGCATCTGAGCCTGAAGGCGAACCCTGTGGGCATGCACTTATGGCATCGTGCCCACCAGGCCCGGCTCCAGAAACAAGACCAGGTTTGCCCTTCGGGAAAACCCATATTCCATTGGATGGCGATACGAACCAGAAGACATGGGAAGTTCCAAAGGCAGACCTTGCCACTTTATTGGATTTAAGTAAGAGTATCGACCTCGATGGTGAGGTAACTCCTGTCATGTCATGGGGTATGCTCATGTCACACCCAAGGGCAAATGAGTTGGAGGTGGTTGACTTCCGAAAGCTGAGTGAAGAACTCATTCGAAAAGTGAGATGCTATGG CTTTGGTGCTGTAATGGAGGAATTTGAGGTGCGAGATGCTATCGACAACGTGTTCGGCGGTAAGGACACGATGATGTGTGAATAG